Genomic segment of Pseudomonas sp. CCI4.2:
AGAAACGTCGGCGTGCCGCCACCAAAATGCAGCTGTTCGACGAGCTGTCGAGGGTCAAGGTGACAGGCGATCATCTCGATCTCCTGCTCCAGGTGCTGCAAATACGGCAGTGCGCGGCCACGGTCTTTAGTGATGACTTTATTGCAGCCGCAGTAATAACAAATGTTCGCGCAAAACGGCACGTGGACATAAAGCGACAGCGGGCGCAGGGCCTTTCGGCTGTCGCGCAGGGCGTGCAGCAAATCGAAAGCGCTGACCTTTGTCTGAAATTGCACCGCGGTGGGGTAGGACGTATAGCGCGGCCCCGCCAGGTCGTAGCGGCGAATCAGATCGGAATCCCAATGGATGGCATCGAGCATGCGGACATTTCCCCGAAAAGGCTGGCAGTGTCCGAAGTCTAGGGAGGTGTCGTTTTGTTGGTGTTGATATACATCAAACAGCAGTGATTTCGTGCCTAGCCTAGTGACCCATCAACCAATGCTGATGTGGCCCCGGCAAGGTCCAGAGGCCAAACAGAATGACTAGCACGCCACCCGCCATGCGCACGCCACGTTTGCGCAAAATGGCCGTGGTGCGCTCAGCGGCCAAGCCCGTGGCGAGCAGCACCGGCCAGGTCCCGAGGCCAAAAGCAAGCATCAGCAATGCGCTATCAATCGCGTTGCCTTGGCTGGCCGACCACAACAGCGTGCTGTAGACCAACCCGCACGGCAACCAGCCCCAGAGCGCGCCCAGCAGCAAAGCACGAGGCAGGCTCGACACCGGGAGTAATCGGCTGGCAACCGGCTGTATGTAGCGCCACAGGCCGCGACCGAGGCTTTCGATACGGGTCAGGCCGCTCCACCACCCAGCAAGGTACAGGCCCATGGCAATCAGCAGCAGCGCAGCGATCACCCGCATGACCATCGCCCCGGGGCTGTTGGCGACGGCCCAGCCCGCCAGTCCGATCAGCAAACCGGCGGTGGCGTAGCTGAGGATTCGTCCGACGTTGTACGCCAGCAACAGGCGAAAGCGACGGCTGCGTTGTTCTTTGGGGATCGCCAGGGTCAGTGCGCCCATTAGACCGCCGCACATGCCCAGGCAATGACCGCCGCCGAGCAATCCAAGGATCAGCGCCGACACCAACAGGGGCGCCAGCTCAAGCATGGGGTGGTTTCTCGTCGTGGTTGTCGGCGTTTTCAGTGTCAGGTGCCGGCTTGTGGGCGTGGGCTTGTTCCATGGCGGCCAAGTGCTGTGGGTCTTGGTCGTCGAACAAAACGCTGTGGGCCGGGCCGTCGAGGTCGTCGTACTGGCCGCTGTCTACTGCCCAGAAGAAGATGTATACGGCGACCGCAACGATCAGCAGCGCCGCTGGGATCATTACATAGAGAGCCGGCATGATGCCTCCGAAGCCGGCTGCCGAATCATGTCGGCAGCGGGCGGGTTTTGAAGTGTGTTGCCTGGTCCGGCATCGCTTTTACGCGGGTCAGGCGCAAAGCATTGAGGACCACGGTCAACGAACTGATGGACATACCAATCGCTGCCCAGATTGGAGTGATCCAGCCGAGGGCGGCGAAGGGCAACATGAGGCCATTGTATAGAGTGGCCCACATCAAGTTCTCAACGATTACCCGACGAGTGCGCCGTGCCAGCGTGAACGCTTGAACCAAGACCTGCAAACGATTGGATAACAGCACCGCATCGGCGCTGGTCTTGGCCAGGTCGGTGGCCGAGCCCATGGCGACACTGATGTCGGCGGCCGCGAGCACCGGTACATCATTTACGCCGTCACCGAGCATCATCACCTTGCGGCCCTGTTGATGCAGTCCTTGCAGAATTTTGAGTTTGTCGTCTGGGCGCAGTCCGCCGTGGGCTTCGTCGATGCCCAGTTCGGCGGCAACGCTGGCGACCATGGGCGAACTGTCGCCGGACAGTAGCAAGGTTTTCCAGCCCCGTGCCCGGCACGCTTCAAGTAGCGCGGGGGCGTCAGCCCGCAAGCGGTCGTCCAGGACAAACCATGCCAGCGCACCCTGAGTGTCACCGAGCAACAGCCATTGGCCTGCGTCATTGGGCATCGCTGGAATACTGCAACCGCTGAGTTCACAGACGAATGCGGGCTGACCGATGCGCACGCGCTGTTCGCCAACCACACCTTCCAGACCCAATCCCGGTGAGCTGTGGACATCTTCTGCGGCAACCGGCGCCCGACCGAAGGCCCGGGCAATCGGATGTTCCGAGCGGTTCTCCAACGCTGCCGCCAGCCCCAGGCACAAATCGGCGTCCAAGCTTCCAAGCGGCAGTATCGTGCGCAACGCCAGGCGGCCTTCGGTGAGGGTCCCGGTTTTGTCGAAAATCACTGTGTCGATTTGATTCAGGCCTTCAAGCACATGCCCACGGGTCAACAAAAGCCCGAGCTTGTGCAATGAGCCGGTGGCGGCGGTCAGGGCAGTCGGGGTTGCCAATGACAGCGCGCAGGGACAAGTCGCGACCAGCATGGCCAGCACAATCCAGAACGCTCGCGACGGATCAAGCTCCCACCAAACCAGGCCAATGACGGCCGCTGAGAGCAATGACAACAACAGAAACCACTGGGCGGCGCGGTCGGCGATTTCCGCTAGGTGCGGTTTTTCGGCTTGGGCACGTTCCAACAAACGGACGATGGCCGAGAGCCGGGTGTCATGCCCCAACGCTAGCACCTGCACCGTCAATGCGCCCTCGACGTTGAGTGTGCCTGCGGTGACCGAATCGCCCACGCATCGCGGTTGTGGCAGGTATTCGCCGGTCAGCAGCGATTCATCAATGCTGGAAATGCCTTCGAGAATTCGCCCATCCGCCGGCAATACCGCGCCGGGGTGTACCAGTACACGGTCCTCAAGACGCAGCTCGCTGAGCAAAATGCGCTCGCTTTGCCCGTCGTCACTGAGCCTCAGGCAAGACGCCGGTAACAAATTAACCAACTGCGCGGTGGCTGCTGCGGTGCGTTCACGTGCGCGCCGCTCAAGGTAGCGCCCGGCCAGCAGGAACAGCGCAAACATACCGACGGCGTCAAAGTACAACTCGCCGACCCCGGTGATGGCAGTCCAGATCCCGGCAATGTAGGCACTGCCAATGGCCAGCGACACCGAGACATCCATGGTCAGATGCCGGGTGCGGAAATCCCTAATGGCGCCGCGAAAGAAAGGGGTGCAGCTATAGAACACGATGGGGGTTGTGAGGAACATCGCGACCCAGCGCAAGATGGTGTGCATCTGCGGGCTGAGGTCCATGTTGAATTCTGGCCAAGTGGCCATAGTCGCCATCATTGCCTGGAACCACAGCAGGCCAGCAACCCCAAGTTGGCGCAAAGCGAGGCGGTTTTCACTGGCCAGTTGCTCGGCGGCTCGGTCTGACTGATAGGGGTGCGCGGCGTAACCGATGCTGCGTAATTCACTGAGCACTTGGCTCAATGCCAGTTGGCCGTCGGTCCAGCGAACATGCAGCCGATGGTTAGATAAATTCAATCGGGCTTCAGTGACGGCCGGCAAACTGAGCAAGTGGCGCTCAATCAGCCAACCACAGGCAGCGCAACTGATGCCTTCCATGAGCAGGGTAGTTTCGACTTGCTCGCCTTCATGGCGCACGAAGGGCGCTTGAATATCGGGGCGATCATACAGGGCCAGTTCGTCGATCAATTGCACCGGCAATTCAGACGGGTTGGCCGACGCTTCGCTGCGATGGCTGTAGTAGCTTTCCAGGCCGCCCGCGACGATGGCCTCGGCCACCGCCTGGCAACCCGGACAGCAAAGTTCGCGGGTTTCCCCGAGTACAACGGCAGTGAAGCGCTTGCCGGTCGGAACCGGCAACGCGCAGTGATAGCAGGGAGTGGGGGTGGACATGGATCAGTTTTTCATGTCTTCCGCGCCTTGCAACGGTTCGTCGCCCAGCGTCAGGTCTTTGTCGTGGTTGATTTGCTCTTCTTCGAACAGGCGCCAGGTCTGACCTTGCTCTTCACCGAGCACTTCAACAAATCGCCGGCCTTCGATTTTGTCCGCCAACTGACCGATGTAGCGACCTGGCTCCGAGGCACTGCGGGTCAGGTCAACCTTGCGGTCCTTTTCAGGCTGGGTGGGCGAGATCAGGTTCAATTCCAGTTTTTCTGGTTGGCTGTTGCCGGTCAGACGCAGTACGGTTTCACCGGTCACCTCGTCAAGGTGTATCGCGGCGTGCATTTTCATGTTCTGAGCCAATATTTCACGGTCCAGTGAACGGTTGATGCCCTTGCCAGCCTCGTAATAGTTATCGTTGACCAAGTTGTCCGGATTTTTCACGGCGATGGTGACCATCGCCAATGTGAGCGTCGTGGAAAATGCAAGGATACCGATGATGATCCATGGCCAGATGTGCTTGTACCAAGGGCTAGAAGCAGTTGCTACGGGCATGACAATTGTCTCTTATCGAATTTGTGGGCCAATGAAACGGCTCTTTGCTTGAACCTGGGTGCCACTGTTGTCGGCGTCCTTGAGGGTGAAAACAACCTCGTTGGTGCTCGATGGCAGTAACTCCGGCGCGCTCGATAACTCGAACGGCATGGTGAAAATCTCACCGGCGGCCACCTTGAACTCGCGGCGACCCTGGACTTTCAAATCAGGCAACCCGGATGCGTCGAGCACATAATTATGGTCGATTTGATCCTTGTTCATGACTTTCAGGCTGTAGACGTTTTCGATCCGTCCTTCAGCATTTTCCCGGTAAAGCACGCGATCCTTGCTGACGTCAAAACCGACCAGTGATCGCATGAAGAACGCGCTGGCCAGCAACCCCATCATGATCAACAGCACCACGGCATAACCGATCAGCCGAGGTCGCACTTTATTGGTTTTTTGCCCTGACAAGTTGTGTTCAGTGGTGTAACTGATCAGCCCGCGGGGGTAGTTCATTTTATCCATGATCGTGTCGCACGCATCAATGCACGCCGCACAACCGATACATTCGAATTGCAGGCCGTCGCGGATGTCGATCCCGGTCGGGCAAACTTGTACGCACATCGTGCAATCGATGCAATCGCCCAATCCTTGCGCTTTGTAATCGACGTCCTTTTTCCGCGTGCCGCGCTTTTCACCGCGACGAGGGTCATAGGAAACGATCAGGGTGTCTTTGTCGAACATAACGCTTTGGAAGCGCGCATACGGGCACATGTAGATGCACACTTGCTCGCGCAGCCACCCAGCGTTGCCGTACGTGGCGAGGGTGAAAAACCCTACCCAGAAATACGACCAGCCTTCTGCCTGCCCCGTGAAGAACTCAATCGTGAGTTCCCGAATCGGTGCGAAATAACCGACGAAGGTCAGACCGGTAACGAAGCCAATCAACAACCAGAGGCTGTGCTTACTGGCTTTGCGCAGGAGCTTGTTGGCTGACATCGGTGCTTTATCGAGCTTGATCCGCTGGTTGCGATCACCCTCGGTAACTTTTTCACACCACATGAAGATCCAGGTCCACACGCTTTGCGGGCAGGTATAACCGCACCAGATGCGGCCGGCGAACACAGTAATGAAGAACAGACCAAACGCGCTGACGATCAAAATGCCCGAGAGCAGAATGAAGTCTTGGGGCCAGAAGGTTGCGCCGAAGATGTAGAACTTGCGCTCAGGCAAGTTCCACCAGACGGCTTGGTGGCCGCCCCAATTCAGCCAGACGGTGCCGAAATACAACAGAAACAAACCAGCGCCGCCGGCCATTCGCAAATTGCGAAAAAGACCGGTAAAAGCACGCGTGTAGATTGTTCCCCGCGAAGCATAGAGGTCGACAGAGTGGGTGTCGTTTTTAGACGGCGGAGTCACGTTGTGTACTGGAATCTGATTGCTCATTAGTGCGTCCCACGGCAGTGGAAAAATGCCTCGGCCAGTGCATGCCGGCCGCGGTCAGAAGTAGTGTCATCAAGGCGCCAATGATACGCCTGTGAACGTGGCCCAAGTGTGCGACCTTTGGTCGCGTTGGGCTAACGCGAATGTTGGTGTAGGTGATCTGGGTCAATGAATGGATGAATTATGGTCGGTTTTGGTAGGAGGGTAGGGCAGTTAGACGGAGGGCAGTGTTGGGTTCTTCGCAGGCAAGCCTGCTCCCACGGAATCGAGATCAGTCGACACATCTGTGGGCTTGCCAACGAAAACGGCCCCGCCAATTCTCACTGGCGGGGCCGTTGGGTCGTGCGTTCACGCTTTACTCGACGGTAGCAGCCTTGTCTCCATGGGAGAGGCTGTAAACGTAAGCGGCCAGCAGGTGAACTTTGTCGTTGCCTTGTAGCAATTCCTGAGCAGGCATCTGGCCCTGGCGGCCGTAACGGATGGTCTGTTGCAGTTGTGCGAAGCTCGAACCGTAGATGAACGCGGCCGGGTGCGTCAGGTTAGGAGCGCCCATGGCTGGGGTCCCTTTACCTTCTGGGCCGTGGCATGCAACACAGTTGGTGGCGAACAATTTCTGGCCAGCCACCGGGTCTGCGTTGGAATCGGCAGGCAGTTTGCGGCCATCCAGTTGTGTGGTGACGAATGCTGAAACGTCACGCACACCCTGATCGCCAATCACCGGACCCCACGCTGGCATGACCGCGTGACGGCCACCCATGATGGTGGTCTTGATGGTTTGCGGGTCGCCGCCCCAACGCCAATCTTCGTCAGTCAGGTTAGGGAAACCGTAAGCACCTTTCGCATCGGAACCGTGGCAAACCGAGCAGTTGGAGGCGAACAAGCGGCCACCCATCTTCAAGGCTTGCGGGTCTTTGGCGACTTCTTCGATGGGCATCGACGCAAACTTGGCGAAGATCGGACCAAATCGAGCATCCGACTTAGCCATTTCCTTTTCCCATTCGTGAACGCCTGTCCAGCCGGTTTGCCCGTTGGCAAATTCGGTTTTCTTGTCGTTGTCCAGGTAGCCATAACCTGGCAGCAAGCCTTTCCAGTTGCCCAAGCCTGGGTACAGCGCCAGATAGCCCAGTGCAAAAATGATGGTGCCGAGAAACAGCATGAACCACCACTTCGGCAGCGGGTTGTCGTATTCCTCGATGCCGTCGAAGGAATGGCCCACTGTTTCTTCTGTCTGTTCGCTGCGCTGCCCCTTGCGGGTCGACAACAGCAACCAGGTCAGGGCGAAAATGGTACCCAAACTGAGGACTGTGACGTACAGGCTCCAGAAAGTAGTCATTCTTTGTTACTCCTGGACGCTTGTTCTTGCTCGACGTGCTTGATGGCTTCGGGATCATCCGCGAAGGGCAGCAAGGTTGCCTCGTCAAACTCGGACTTGCGTCGTCCGCTAAATACCCACAGTGCCAGACCGATAAATGCCACCAGCACAACGACTGTGCCAAGGCCTCGAATCATCCCGATATCCATCACTATCACCGTTTGCTTTTGATGATGGTGCCAAGGCCCTGAAGGTAAGCGACCAACGCATCCATTTCAGTTTTGCCTTTGACGGCAGCGCTTGCACCGGCGATGTCTTCGTCAGTGTAAGGAACGCCGAGCGTGCGTAAGACTTCCATTTTTTTCCCGGTGTCTTTGCCATCGAGCTTGTTTTCTACCAGGAACGGGTAGGCAGGCATTTTCGACTCAGGCACAACGTTGCGAGGGTTGTATAAGTGGGCGCGGTGCCAGTCGTCAGAGTAACGCCCGCCGACACGGGCCAAATCAGGACCAGTACGCTTGGAACCCCACAGGAACGGGTGATCCCAAACGCTTTCACCGGCGACTGAATAGTGACCGTAGCGTTCTGTTTCAGCGCGGAACGGGCGAATCATCTGCGAGTGGCAGCCGACACAACCGTTGGCGATAAAGATGTCGCGGCCTTCGAGTTCCAGTGCCGGGCGCGGCTTCATGCCCTCGACTGGCTTGTTGGTTACATCCTGGAAGAACAACGGAACAATCTGGGTCAGGCCGCCGATGCTGACGGCAATGACCATGAAGAAGGCCAGTAGGCCAATGTTCTTCTCGAGAACTTCGTGTCTCATCAGTGAGCTCCAACTACAGCGATCTGAGCGGCGGCTTCAGCTTCAACCGGGTCCGAAGCGCGAACGGTGCGCAGCACGTTGTACGCCATGAACAGCATGCCGCTGGCGAAGAAAGCACCGCCAATGGCGCGGACGATGTAGCCCGGGTGGCTGGCTTGCAACGCTTCGACGAACGAGTAGGTGAGGGTGCCGTCATCGTTGATCGCACGCCACATCAGGCCCTGAGTAATACCGTTGACCCACATCGAGGCGATGTACAGAACGGTGCCGATGGTTGCCAGCCAGAAGTGCGTGTTGATCAGGCCAACACTGTGCATCTGCGGACGACCGAAGACTTTCGGGATCATGTGATACAAGGCACCGATCGAGATCATCGCCACCCAGCCAAGCGCGCCGGCGTGTACGTGGCCGATGGTCCAGTCAGTGTAGTGAGACAGCGAGTTGACGGTCTTGATGGCCATCATCGGGCCTTCGAAGGTCGACATGCCGTAGAACGCCAGGGAGACCACCAGGAAACGCAGGATCGGGTCGGTGCGCAATTTATGCCACGCCCCCGAAAGGGTCATCATCCCGTTGATCATGCCGCCCCAGCTTGGCGCCAGGAGAATGATCGACATCGCCATGCCCAACGACTGAGCCCAGTCGGGCAATGCGGTGTAGTGCAAGTGGTGCGGACCGGCCCAGATATACAGAGTGATCAGCGCCCAGAAGTGCACGATGGACAAGCGATACGAATAGATCGGACGCTCAGCCTGCTTCGGAACGAAGTAATACATCATTCCCAGGAAGCCCGTGGTGAGGAAGAACCCTACCGCGTTGTGGCCGTACCACCATTGAATCATTGCATCCGTCGCACCGGCGTACGCCGAATAGGACTTGAAGAATGAAACGGGCAGCGATGCGTGGTTAACGATGTGCAACATCGCCGTCACGAGAATAAACGCGCCGTAGAACCAGAGGCCCACGTAAATGTGTTTGGTCTTGCGCTTGACGATGGTGCCAAAAAACACAATCGCATAAGTAACCCAGACAATAGCCAACAAAATAGCGAGAGGCCATTCCAGTTCGGCGTATTCCTTGGTTGTTGTATAACCCAGCGGCAACGTGATGATTGCGCCAATGATCACTGCTTGCCATCCCCAGAAGTGGAAAGCAGCCATGCCATCGGAAATTAATCGTGTCTGGCAGGTTCGCTGCACGACGTAATAAGAAGTGGCAAACAATGCACATCCACCAAAGGCGAAAATCACCAGGTTTGTGTGCAATGGGCGTAAGCGTCCGAAAGTCGTCCACGGCAAACCCAAATTTAAATCGGGCCATACAAGCTGCGAGGCGATAAAGACACCAAGCCCCATGCCAAGGATCCCCCAGACCACCGTCATGATGGCGAACTGGCGGACTACCTTATAGTTATAAGCAGTCGGACTGATTGCTGTGCTCATTCTAAGGTTCCACGGTTGGAGTATTTTTTTGAATAAAAAAGCGGTCGCAAGTATGGAGAAAGCAGGTTTTCATTGCAACGCGACCAAAGCCTTGCAACTGCTCTCTGAAGCTGATTCTGCGGCCGTTACAGCATGGTCAGAAGGCCGTTTGGCATCCTGAAGAAATGCTGAAGTAGACATACAAAGTAACGGTTCCAAGCCGGTGAAATGTAGTGCGCAGCACGAGAAACTACAGAGCAATACCAAAGTCAACGGCGAAGAGCCGTTGTACCGGGCGTTTTGCGCGCAGTGTCGAACAATCTGCAATGCACAGGCGTATCACTTTTTTGGTGACCTACTGTTGGCGGTCCACTGTGCGACGAAGCTTAGTCCTGAATGTCTGGGGTGGGAAGCTGTTCCCATAATGGGTGCGACACTTGGTCGCGGAAAATAAGAAAACTGCCGCTCCTGTCCAGGGAGTGGCAGTTTCTTAGCCTTTAGGTGGTTCTCGTTACAAAAACCTATTTTGCCTTGGCTGTTTGTTCCCCAGTTTGAGCACTGTCTTGCGACAGGCTGTAAACATAGGCGGCCAACAACTGCACTTTGTCATTACCTAACAGGTCGGTTTGCGCAGGCATTTGGCCCTGGCGTCCGTAACGGATAGTTTGTTGCAATTGCGCCACGCTGCTGCCGTAGATGAAACCGGCGGGTTGAGTCAAGTCCGGCGCACCCATTGCTTGAGTGCCTTTACCGGCAGGGCCGTGGCAAGCAACGCAAGTGGTGTTGAACGTTTGTTGGCCCGCTTCTATGTTGGCGCTGTCGCCTGCCGAACGTGGCAAACCGGCAAGACCGTGACGAACATAAGCCGCTACGTTCTTCACGCCTTCGTCACCCAGAATCGGACCCCAGGCTGGCATCATCGCGATGCGGCCGCCCATGATGGTGGTCTTGATGGTGTCGGGACTGCCGCCCCAGCGCCAGATTTTGTCCGCCAGGTTAGGGAAGCCGTAGGCACCCTTGGCGTCCGAGCCGTGGCACACCGAACAGTTAGACGCAAACAGACGCCCGCCCATTTTCAATGCCTGTGGATCTTTGGCGACTTCTTCTACCGGCATGGCCGCGAATTTGGCGAAGATCGGTCCGAACTTGGCGTCAGCCTTGTCCATTTCCTTCTGCCATTCGTTGACCCCGGTCCAGCCATTTTCATAGCCAGGCAAGACGCCCTTCCAGTTGCCCAGGCCCGGGTAGAGGATCAGGTAACCGATTGCAAACACAATCGTCCCGGCAAACAACATGAACCACCACTGCGGCAGCGGGTTGTCATATTCCTCGATGCCGTCGAAGCTGTGCCCCATGGTCTGATCGGTGCTGCCTTTGGTTTCGCCCTTGCGGGTGCCGACCAGCAACCAAGTGAGGGCTATCAGCGTGCCAATGGTCAGCACGCAAATGTAGGTGCTCCAAAAAGTTGTCATGGCTTACCTCTTGCTCTTGATCGAAGTGCCAAGCACTTGCAGGTAGGCTACTAGCGCGTCCATCTCGGATTTGCCCTTGACGGATTCGACGGCCCCAGCGATGTCGCCATCGGTATATGGCACGCCAAAGTTACGCATGGTCTTGAGCTTGATTTCGGTGTGGCTGCTGTCGAGCGGCGTCGTTACCAACCATGGGTAGGCGGGCATTTTCGATTCCGGTACGACGTTGCGCGGATTGTACAAATGCGCACGGTGCCAATCATCCGAGTAGCGTGCGCCAACCCGTGCCAAATCCGGTCCGGTGCGCTTGGAGCCCCACAAGAACGGGTGATCCCAGACGCTTTCACCGGCTACTGAATAGTGGCCGTAGCGTTCGGTTTCAGCGCGGAACGGCCGAATCATCTGCGAGTGACAACCCACACAGCCGTTGGCGATATAAATGTCGCGACCTTCAAGTTGCAGCGCGGTGTAAGGCTTCATACCTTCCACCGGTTTGTTGGTCACATCCTGGAAGAACAGCGGCACAATTTGCGTCAGGCCACCGATGCTCACAGCCAGCACCATCAACAGCATTAACAGGCCAACGTTTTTCTCGATTACTTCGTGTTTCATGGCGAACTCCTCAGGCCATTTGCGCAGCGGCGATGGCTTCGGCAGGCACTGAAGCCCGCACGGTGCGCCATGTGTTGTAGGCCATCAGCAGCATGCCGCTGAAGAAAATTGCGCCACCAATCAGCCGCACTACATAACCAGGGTGGCTAGCGACCAGGGTTTCGACGAAGGAGTAAGTGAGCGTGCCGTCTTCGTTGACTGCGCGCCACATAAGGCCTTGAGCAATACCGTTGACCCACATCGAAGCGATGTACAACACGGTGCCGATGGTTGCCAGCCAGAAATGCGCATTGATCAAACCCATGCTGTGCATTTGTGGACGACCGAAGATCTTCGGAATCATGTGGTACAGCGCGCCAATCGAGATCATCGCTACCCAGCCAAGAGCGCCGGCGTGTACGTGGCCGATGGTCCAGTCGGTGTAGTGGGAGAGGGCGTTGACGGTCTTGATGGCCATCATCGGCCCTTCAAAGGTCGACATGCCGTAGAACGCGAGTGAGACGACCAGGAAGCGCAAGATCGGATCGCTGCGCAACTTATGCCAGGCACCTGACAACGTCATCATGCCGTTGATCATGCCGCCCCAACTTGGCGCCAGCAGAATCAGCGACATCACCATGCCCAACGACTGTGCCCAATCCGGCAGCGCGGTGTAGTGCAAGTGGTGAGGACCGGCCCAGATGTACAAGGTGATCAATGCCCAGAAGTGCACGATGGACAAACGATACGAATACACCGGACGTTCGGCTTGCTTGGGAACGAAGTAATACATCATCCCCAGGAAACCTGCAGTCAGGAAAAACCCTACTGCGTTGTGCCCGTACCACCACTGCACCATGGCGTCTGTCGCCCCGGAGTAGATCGAGTAGGACTTGGTCAGGCTGATCGGTACTTCGAGGTTGTTGACGATGTGCAACAGAGCCACGGTGAGAATGAACGCACCGAAGAACCAGTTACCGACGTAAATGTGCTTGGTGGTACGTTTCTTCAACGTGCCAAAAAACACGACGGCGTAGGCCACCCAGACAATGGTGATCAGGATGTCGATCGGCCATTCCAGTTCAGCGTATTCTTTGGAGCTGGTATAACCCAGCGGCAAAGAGATGGCAGCCAGTACGATCACTAGTTGCCAACCCCAGAACGTAAACTGCGCCAGTTTCGGCGCAAACAGTTGCGTCTGGCAGGTGCGTTGTACTGAGTAGTAAGAAGCTGCGAACAGCGCACACCCACCAAAGGCAAAAATCACGGCGTTGGTGTGCAAGGGGCGCAAGCGCCCAAACGTGGTCCACGGTAAGTCGAAGTTAAGTTCGGGCCAAACCAATTGCGCGGCGATAAATACACCGAGCCCCATTCCGACGATCCCCCACACCACCGTCATAATGGCGAATTGGCGGACCACCCGATAGTTGTAGGCGGTACTGTTCGTTGTAGTCATTTAGGTGTGTTCCTATCTTGCTTTGTTCGCAACAGAGCTCCGGAACAGAGCTCCGGGTCATAGCGCCGAGTTATTCAGATGGATCAAAAGCGAGGCAAGCATGAGCAATGGGCAAAGGGCCGGTATTGACGAGGATCAATGCGCGCAACTGATGTACGACAATGGTTGGCTATGGACGCCGGCCTTAAAGCAGGTTGAACGCCCAGCGGCGACCCTGATTTTGGCTCATGGCGCGGGGGCGCCAATGGACAGCGATTTCATGAATGGCATAGCGCAGCGCCTTGCAGCGCGGGGCGTTAACGTCGTGCGCTTTGAGTTCGCTTACATGGCTCAACGGCGTATCGATGGCCGTAAGCGCCCGCCCAATCCGCAGGCACAGTTACTCGACTGTTGGCGGCAGGTCTACACGCAGGTGCGACCACAGGTCACTGGCCGTTTGGCCATTGGCGGCAAGTCCATGGGCGGCAGGATGGCCAGTTTGTTAGCTGACGAATTGAGCGTGGATGGATTGGTGTGCTTGGGCTATCCGTTTTATGCCACCGCTAAGCCGGAAAAACCCAGGGTGGCGCACTTGGCGGCATTGAAAACGCCAACGTTAATAGTTCAGGGAGAACGGGATACGCTGGGAAATCGGCACACGGTGGAGGGGTATACAGTGTCCGATGCCATCAGCCTTTATTGGCTGGCGACCGGTGATCATGATTTGAAGCCGTTGAAGTCGTCGGGGTTTAGTCACGAGGAGCATCTGAACAGCGCGGCGCAAGCCGTTGAGACGTTCTTAAGCCACCTCTGAATACCCGGCGCTGACTGCGCAACAGGTAGACCCTTAACCAAGAGCCCACCTGTTGTTACAGCGCGTTATGCTTATTTTTTGATCCCGAAGCAGTTCAACTGAAAGTTATTCGACACCAGATCTACGCTGCCACTGTCCAGGTTAAAGGCTCGGGAGTTTCCCAGTGAGCCGCTGGAGACTTGTTCATTCGTCCACCAACCCCAGCCATTGTTCCAACCTAATAGTTGGCCTACAGCCGGACTTTCCCCGGCATACACGGCGCGAAG
This window contains:
- the ccoP gene encoding cytochrome-c oxidase, cbb3-type subunit III, translated to MTTFWSTYICVLTIGTLIALTWLLVGTRKGETKGSTDQTMGHSFDGIEEYDNPLPQWWFMLFAGTIVFAIGYLILYPGLGNWKGVLPGYENGWTGVNEWQKEMDKADAKFGPIFAKFAAMPVEEVAKDPQALKMGGRLFASNCSVCHGSDAKGAYGFPNLADKIWRWGGSPDTIKTTIMGGRIAMMPAWGPILGDEGVKNVAAYVRHGLAGLPRSAGDSANIEAGQQTFNTTCVACHGPAGKGTQAMGAPDLTQPAGFIYGSSVAQLQQTIRYGRQGQMPAQTDLLGNDKVQLLAAYVYSLSQDSAQTGEQTAKAK
- the ccoO gene encoding cytochrome-c oxidase, cbb3-type subunit II, with the translated sequence MRHEVLEKNIGLLAFFMVIAVSIGGLTQIVPLFFQDVTNKPVEGMKPRPALELEGRDIFIANGCVGCHSQMIRPFRAETERYGHYSVAGESVWDHPFLWGSKRTGPDLARVGGRYSDDWHRAHLYNPRNVVPESKMPAYPFLVENKLDGKDTGKKMEVLRTLGVPYTDEDIAGASAAVKGKTEMDALVAYLQGLGTIIKSKR
- the ccoN gene encoding cytochrome-c oxidase, cbb3-type subunit I → MSTAISPTAYNYKVVRQFAIMTVVWGILGMGLGVFIASQLVWPDLNLGLPWTTFGRLRPLHTNLVIFAFGGCALFATSYYVVQRTCQTRLISDGMAAFHFWGWQAVIIGAIITLPLGYTTTKEYAELEWPLAILLAIVWVTYAIVFFGTIVKRKTKHIYVGLWFYGAFILVTAMLHIVNHASLPVSFFKSYSAYAGATDAMIQWWYGHNAVGFFLTTGFLGMMYYFVPKQAERPIYSYRLSIVHFWALITLYIWAGPHHLHYTALPDWAQSLGMAMSIILLAPSWGGMINGMMTLSGAWHKLRTDPILRFLVVSLAFYGMSTFEGPMMAIKTVNSLSHYTDWTIGHVHAGALGWVAMISIGALYHMIPKVFGRPQMHSVGLINTHFWLATIGTVLYIASMWVNGITQGLMWRAINDDGTLTYSFVEALQASHPGYIVRAIGGAFFASGMLFMAYNVLRTVRASDPVEAEAAAQIAVVGAH
- a CDS encoding cbb3-type cytochrome c oxidase subunit 3 translates to MDIGMIRGLGTVVVLVAFIGLALWVFSGRRKSEFDEATLLPFADDPEAIKHVEQEQASRSNKE
- the ccoO gene encoding cytochrome-c oxidase, cbb3-type subunit II translates to MKHEVIEKNVGLLMLLMVLAVSIGGLTQIVPLFFQDVTNKPVEGMKPYTALQLEGRDIYIANGCVGCHSQMIRPFRAETERYGHYSVAGESVWDHPFLWGSKRTGPDLARVGARYSDDWHRAHLYNPRNVVPESKMPAYPWLVTTPLDSSHTEIKLKTMRNFGVPYTDGDIAGAVESVKGKSEMDALVAYLQVLGTSIKSKR
- the ccoP gene encoding cytochrome-c oxidase, cbb3-type subunit III, producing the protein MTTFWSLYVTVLSLGTIFALTWLLLSTRKGQRSEQTEETVGHSFDGIEEYDNPLPKWWFMLFLGTIIFALGYLALYPGLGNWKGLLPGYGYLDNDKKTEFANGQTGWTGVHEWEKEMAKSDARFGPIFAKFASMPIEEVAKDPQALKMGGRLFASNCSVCHGSDAKGAYGFPNLTDEDWRWGGDPQTIKTTIMGGRHAVMPAWGPVIGDQGVRDVSAFVTTQLDGRKLPADSNADPVAGQKLFATNCVACHGPEGKGTPAMGAPNLTHPAAFIYGSSFAQLQQTIRYGRQGQMPAQELLQGNDKVHLLAAYVYSLSHGDKAATVE